In Magnolia sinica isolate HGM2019 chromosome 12, MsV1, whole genome shotgun sequence, a single genomic region encodes these proteins:
- the LOC131220047 gene encoding uncharacterized protein LOC131220047, which produces MREGKRIFITTNNLGQLVNENVSKLTNFLGTTARNGDYVPLTYSNWRAVPNEKKDDMYELIMSDKEIKSWVLMSIGKKWRDYKCELKKFHYLPYDNDEARLTDLNEHVHMDQWKALIEFWNSEEGKEQLNDRTSQQPEATQNSTVRNDIFSKVMGDERHGRLCTYGLGPSPSDIWGTTSHIVQSQGMAFNAQKRDEQYEGLHSEISSLRETMADRDAQISSLRETMATFMATIMNPSINLTILLGISTNPNLNQPSSSSSHLVPTPLRDLANKGNSTSCTNVTQVLIKSIVRPGDIVAIGTVLSMDPLTKVGGQKLGVGFWEVFVQVAMKKLDSIIPSKNWPAPPSQISSKKVLGSGLKGDLNIERVKETKKHLRCIRESTMKTTNWSLGKKEPPGSELNQLISLLEAWAAISRN; this is translated from the exons ATGCGTGAAGGGAAACGCATTTTTATTACCACCAACAATCTAGGGCAGCTTGTTaatgaaaatgttagcaagctgACAAACTTTTTGGGGACAACAGCACGTAATGGGGATTACGTACCCCTTACATATTCCAATTGGAGGGCAGTGCCAAACGAGAAGAAGGATGATATGTACGAACTTATCATG TCTGACAAAGAGATTAAATCTTGGGTGTTGATGTCGATTGGTAAAAAATGGAGGGATTACAAGTGCGAACTAAAGAAATTCCACTACTTGCCTTATGATAATGACGAGGCGCGACTGACAGACCTCAATGAGCATGTTCATATGGATCAGTGGAAGGCCCTCATTGAGTTTTGGAACTCTGAAGAGGGAAAG GAACAATTAAATGACCGAACTTCGCAGCAGCCAGAGGCTACACAGAACAGCACTGTAAGGAACGATATATTTTCAAAAGTCATGGGTGATGAACGACATGGCCGTCTCTGCACTTATGGGTTAGGTCCCTCTCCTTCTGATATATGGGGCACAACATCCCACATTGTCCAgtcccaagggatggccttcaATGCTCAaaagagagatgaacaatatgaggGATTGCATTCTGAAATATCTTCCCTAAGAGAAACTATGGCTGATAGAGATGCTCAAATATCTTCACTAAGAGAAACTATGGCAACATTCATGGCTACCATAATGAATCCAAGCATTAATCTAACTATATTATTAGGTATTTCAACTAATCCCAACTTGAaccaaccctcctcatcatcaagccACTTGGTTCCAACCCCTCTG AGAGACTTGGCGAATAAGGGGAATTCTACGAGTTGCACTAATGTGACTCAAGTTCTTATTAAGAGTATTGTAAGGCCTGGAGATATTGTAGCTATAGGAACTGTTTTGAGCATGGATCCATTGACAAAAGTAGGGGGGCAAAAACTTGGAGTTGGTTTCTGGGAAGTATTTGTTCAAGTGGCAATG AAGAAACTGGACTCCATCATCCCCAGCAAGAATTGGCCGGCACCACCAAGCCAAATAAGCAGTAAGAAAGTACTCGGTAGTGGGTTAAAAGGAGATTTGAACATCGAAAGGGTGAAGGAGACAAAGAAACACCTGAGATGCATCAG AGAATCTACGATGAAGACCACCAATTGGAGCTTAGGGAAGAAAGAACCTCCAGGATCAGAGCTAAATCAGCTGATCTCCCTACTAGAAGCATGGGCAGCTATTAGCAGGAACTAA